A genomic stretch from Deinococcus sp. YIM 134068 includes:
- the thrB gene encoding homoserine kinase, with translation MTTFTVRAPASSANLGPGFDSLGLSVPLFTTLRITGQDVTQVVPLGAELEGTPADESNYVYRAMLLAAKRVKRELPPARVEIETEVPLARGLGSSAAALVAGIVAGNELLGHPLDDEAVLDVAAREEGHPDNVAPALFGGIVVATLDKLGTHYVRLEPPAHLGVTVLIPDFELSTSKARAVLPKEYSRADAVHALSHAALLAAALSQGRLDLLRHAMQDYIHQIWRAPLVPGLSDILEEAHKYGALGAALSGAGPTVLCFHDTREETGKLHTYLHGVMRKNGLTGRVEDFPIDTGGTVIERTC, from the coding sequence GTGACCACCTTCACCGTCCGCGCGCCCGCCTCCAGCGCAAACCTCGGGCCGGGCTTCGACAGCCTCGGGCTGAGCGTGCCTCTCTTCACCACGCTGCGGATAACAGGGCAGGACGTGACCCAGGTGGTGCCGCTCGGGGCAGAGCTGGAGGGAACGCCCGCCGACGAGAGCAACTACGTGTACCGGGCGATGCTCCTCGCGGCGAAGAGAGTGAAGCGGGAATTACCACCCGCGCGGGTGGAGATCGAGACGGAGGTGCCGCTGGCGCGTGGGCTGGGAAGCAGCGCCGCCGCCCTCGTCGCCGGAATCGTGGCGGGGAATGAGCTGCTGGGGCATCCCCTCGACGATGAGGCCGTGCTGGACGTGGCCGCGCGGGAGGAGGGGCACCCCGACAACGTGGCCCCGGCCCTTTTCGGCGGTATCGTGGTCGCCACACTGGACAAGCTGGGCACGCACTACGTCCGGCTGGAGCCGCCCGCACATCTGGGCGTAACGGTCCTCATCCCCGACTTCGAGCTGTCCACGAGCAAGGCCCGCGCCGTGCTGCCGAAGGAATACAGCCGCGCCGATGCCGTCCATGCCCTTTCGCACGCCGCGCTGCTCGCCGCCGCCCTCTCGCAGGGCCGCCTTGACCTGTTGAGACACGCTATGCAGGACTACATCCACCAGATTTGGCGTGCGCCGCTGGTCCCCGGCCTGAGCGACATTCTGGAAGAGGCGCACAAGTACGGCGCTCTAGGCGCGGCCCTCAGCGGTGCCGGGCCGACGGTCCTCTGCTTCCACGACACGCGGGAGGAGACGGGCAAACTCCACACCTATCTCCACGGCGTTATGAGGAAGAACGGGTTGACGGGGCGGGTGGAGGATTTCCCGATTGACACGGGAGGGACAGTCATCGAGAGGACGTGTTGA
- the thrC gene encoding threonine synthase, with translation MPGLIERYRPYLPVTDKTPALSLEEGNTPLIPAPKLSAHLGVELYLKYEGLNPTGSFKDRGMVMAVAKAVEDGADTIICASTGNTSAAAAAYAARSGLKCIVLIPDGNIALGKLAQAMAYGARIVAINGNFDVALKLVRQISDEHPIALVNSVNPYRLQGQKTGAFEVVDVLGRAPDILAIPVGNAGNISAYWMGFREYYVAGRSENLPKMWGFQAEGAAPFVRNAIVDEPQTIATAIRIGNPASADLARAAVRESGGLFDMASDDEIMHAYNLVAREGVFCEPASATPVAGLLKMHAAGKLAPGQTVVAVLTGNGLKDPNAAMRAVEAPKGVEANMERVLESIL, from the coding sequence ATGCCCGGACTCATCGAACGCTACCGACCATACCTGCCCGTCACAGACAAGACGCCCGCCCTCAGCCTCGAAGAGGGGAACACCCCGCTGATCCCCGCGCCGAAGCTCAGCGCCCACCTCGGCGTGGAGCTGTACCTCAAGTACGAGGGCCTAAACCCGACGGGCAGCTTCAAGGACCGGGGCATGGTGATGGCGGTCGCCAAAGCGGTCGAGGACGGCGCGGACACCATCATCTGCGCGAGCACGGGCAACACGAGCGCCGCCGCCGCCGCCTACGCCGCGCGCTCGGGGTTGAAGTGCATCGTCCTGATCCCCGACGGGAACATCGCGTTGGGCAAGCTGGCGCAGGCGATGGCCTACGGGGCGCGTATCGTGGCGATCAACGGGAACTTCGACGTGGCCCTGAAACTCGTGCGGCAGATCAGCGACGAGCATCCCATCGCCCTCGTGAACTCGGTGAATCCATACCGCCTTCAAGGGCAGAAGACGGGGGCCTTCGAGGTCGTGGACGTGCTGGGCCGCGCGCCCGACATTCTCGCCATTCCGGTGGGAAATGCGGGGAACATCAGCGCGTACTGGATGGGCTTCCGGGAATACTACGTGGCGGGGAGGAGCGAGAACCTGCCGAAGATGTGGGGCTTTCAGGCGGAGGGGGCCGCGCCCTTCGTCCGCAATGCCATCGTGGACGAGCCGCAGACCATCGCCACGGCCATTCGCATCGGCAATCCGGCGAGTGCGGACCTCGCGCGGGCGGCGGTGCGCGAGAGCGGCGGCCTCTTCGACATGGCCTCCGACGACGAGATCATGCACGCCTACAACCTCGTCGCGCGGGAGGGCGTGTTCTGCGAACCGGCGAGCGCCACCCCCGTCGCGGGCCTGCTGAAGATGCACGCCGCCGGGAAGCTCGCCCCCGGTCAAACGGTCGTCGCCGTGCTGACGGGCAACGGCCTGAAGGACCCCAACGCCGCCATGCGTGCGGTCGAGGCCCCGAAGGGCGTGGAGGCGAACATGGAGCGGGTGCTGGAGAGCATTCTGTGA